The Anguilla anguilla isolate fAngAng1 chromosome 2, fAngAng1.pri, whole genome shotgun sequence genome contains the following window.
TTGGCGGTGATGGATGGAAAGAGCACCGGGTCACTTGCGCACGACCCTACATCAGCTTAACAGATTAGCCACTTGCTTCTGATCGGCAAGTACGGACCCTCACGTAGTTCAGAAGCAAACTACATTTGCAGGAGAAAAACTGAGAAGGTTATCTGTAGACAGCTGGGAATATTTCTGCAGGTACAAACAATCCACAGCTAGCAGCTACTGGCGTCAAGCTGaaaaatagctgtttttttaaGGCTTTCAAGCTACAGGGAAAAATTATAAAGACAGCGAAGGGTATGTGTACTTAACATGACTGGGCGAAAGGCCGTGCAGGAGCCTACAATTGTTTGCATATGTTTTCACACAGTGCACGTGCACAACACGATAATCTGTTGTAAAGACAGTCGGGCAGGATGTGTACATGAACTACAGGAAAGATGAGCCTCTCTCAGCCCAGGTGCGAATAAAACAGAATACATTAATAAGGTTGCAATGGCCACTGTACtaaatgaagaagaaagaaataaaataaaagagagaaTGAAGAGAAGACAGAACATCCAAGATGGATCGATATTGTGTTTTAAAGTCTCTCGCATCTTTAATTATATTCACTGCAGAGGACAGTGAGTTTATTGCGGTAAATTCTTCAGTCACAGCAGAACCACAAAAGGCGATGTGTGTCGTAGTTCTGGAGCCATAGCCCTGATCAGATCAGTTCTTAAGGCATTCCAGCCGCTGATCTCCTGAAGATCAGCGACCGCCTCTGCTGGTCTCCAACTCCTTAACCCTCAAAGATCTCCCAAATTACTTAGCTGGCCTAAACCAAGAATActaatgtattttttgcaaAGTAAAAGGCAGTATGACTCAATAAAATAGAACAAACAATTGAGCACAATGATAACAGCACAGGCAAAAATAGTGGTTATTATAGatgttataaaaaatattctgagaAAGACCAATACTGTGAGCGTATGCCATTCAGTGATACGTGCAATGTTTACTATGAGAGATAACAGAAAACAGTGCAGTTATTACTTTGGGGTGCAGTTTGTTGGTGAGCTAGAGAAGAGGAAATtcagcatttcttttttctcaggGACAGACTCGAACATAACACGGGGAAACTATCCTCAAAATGAGTTTCATATTTGACATAAAGTCAGAGGACCAGACTGCTTGTCTTCAGCAAAAGGCATCTGACCGATTTACCAAATGCTCTGGAGGTCAAGTGCATTACTTagacaatatacagtatttaatcTCAGCATTAcacaaactgaatttgaaatgtacACTGTTCCCTTATATGTAGCATATGCGTTcttaaaatagaataaatggcaaattaaattaatacttGTGTGCTTGCTGTATGTGAATTTTACTAAATCAGAGACCCTGTGCAAATTAACCGGACCCAGAAAAAGCTCATTACAGAAACTATGTTCTATAGGTGTAATGTTACCTGGCTGTAGAACTGCATTTCCCTTGGGCCTCGAGGTGGAGGCTGTAGCTGCTTCAGGACCGTGCCATCTGGATGCTGCAGAATACCTGTTGAAGACACACAGGTTAAGGGAGAGAGCACTACCTGtctgcacagcaaaatgtcagTCGTTAAACAGGCCTAAATACTAAGTACATTTTTCTGAACACAcagaattaattcatttctgttGGTCTCATgcaaactctgttagagttgaattaacactgaaaattgcACTGTGGGGatttacaaacaaaaccaaGCTATCCTTGggcaatggtaaaaaaaaaataattgttcgGAAAACAAATCACATTTCTGTAAAAGCTGAACAAAGTAAAGCAGTTTTGCACATGTGCAGAAGGTGACAAGCAGAACGCCAGTCACACATCTCGCGGAAATAATGCCCCCAGCCCCATTTAATGGGATTCTGTTAAGAGCTGACTCGACAGGGCTGCGCCCACACAAAAAAGTCCTCGCCCTGACTGGGCACCATTCACAGAACTGCAGCACATCAGTGCTGCATTGTCCGAAATCTCCAAAACTGCTGACCCCTTCCGAGtcaactgtgaaaaaaaagCTGCCGTGTGGAcgctctgtcctctctcctgGATTACTGCCTAGGTCCCACAAGAGGGACAGCCAAAACAACACTTCCAGGGCGGGTAGACTGAGCCAAAGCGGAACAGGTTTACCAGAAAAACAAGCCCAAGAAGCCCACTTTCCACTGCTTCTCCAAGGTGTTTATAAAGGCCAGGAGGGTCAGGTGCTCTGGAAATTTCAACTGTCACACTCAAGCGAAAATAAGTTTTCCTCTAGTTCAGGGGTTCCGACAAGTTTTCTTTATCTCAAAGACAAATCTACGGCAGGGGACCTCACAGTTAAATAACTTAGGCTACATTCGACACCTTTTCGCAATACCTGAagtataaatatacaatcataGTATATGAAACCATGTCTAAAAGCAGAATATCAAAGATGTATTTAGTAcaacataaatacacaataaattacAATGATCATAACCTTGTATTAGGATGTGCAAATCATGCTTGGTGAAATATGGTACtataaacaaaatgttcttaaaataaaatatatttttctattttggtGAACACTCCTTGGAATTCCTTCACAGAAACAGTCCTCTAGGATAATTTACATGGCAATCTCGTCTAAGCCTAAACTTGTATCCTCACGAAAATGCCCTGGGCGCTGTTCTGGAGCAACTTTTCTAAAAATGTTCCTTTGGCTACTCATTTACTATGGACATGGAAAcacaatgctttttaaaaaatatttttttaaacatttttttaataagtgGAAAGGTGCATTCAGCTATTCAGACTAAAGGCACCAATCAAGTTGACTTCTGATAGGTGCTGATGCAGTTGGGAGTAAGTTCTTTCAAACAGAGAGACCACCACCACTGATAAGGAAAAAGTATACATTACTGTAAGTTAGGCTACATCATAGACGTTGGTTAATGCTGAACAGGAGATAGATGAATAGTCACACATTCAAAGCAAATTCACGCCAAGGGAGTGGCTACTACTCAAACCTTTGTTTCCTGTAAACATCAGACGCTCAAGGTTTCTTCAGCATATCACCAATCAGGTGACCAAAGGCTTGAGTATTGACCACACCACTCTTAAAAACACAAGGCAGCAGGGCATAAACAGCAACAAATCAAACAATGGATTCTCCAAGAGACCAAAACAAAGGTGTCAAACTTCAGCTGTGTTCACCTTTCAGGAAACACAGATACCATCCCATTCAAACAAACTTTACTGTTCAGTAGGTTCAgttgaacatgttttttttcttcttcttgtctaGAAAGATTgaggtttgtatgtgtgtgatcaGTCGGTAGACGGAACTGTAGTGacaacatatacattttttgttttacatgccatacatttaacaatataaatatactgtatgaggTAAGAAACCATTATTAGAACTAATAAATGCAGACCACTGATGGAAATACAACCTCATGGGAAATTTAACCACATTGTTATTACATTACGACAAAGTTGTATTCTGGGTTTTAAGtctacataattattttttggctACTAAGAATAACACAGGCTGAGCACCTGTTAACATAAACTTCAAAAACGGTCTGAAACCTACTGGATGACGGTGTAAAAGTTCTGAAATATCAaggcaaatataaaattgtttaattgctacagtatgtatatgGAACACGTGCGTAATTAAGTGCAGTAACCCACGTTATTGCATTGCCATGTCTGTAAATACTTAACCATCTGGTTTATACTGGGTAAACATTCGTTCTTAAAATCATTTGTCTAAAAGAAGCTTGTGCAAGAGTTTATCAGCGAAATGTGCCCTTTAAATTGCGGCAACATTCATTTCGAAAAATAACTGAGATCCTTTCCGGAACAACCTCAAAATCAGTATAAGACATGCAGTTCAAGTTGGCACAGGAAAGTTATTACAAAAATCTCATTGTAATTCAAAACACGAAGCCCTGACATAAAGAATACCGTGGCTCAAAAATGCATCAGGTTACCTTGCATTAGTTCCGaatttattgtgcatttttaacatgtagcctacttatatgcattttgaaatggacATGGATCAAAAAGATCTAATATCATTGGTATCATTATTTTAACGAAGGCCTACAGTGCCTGTTGTTTCTCTAaggtttattaaataaaacGCCAATCAACAAGCTAgtaaataataacagaaataaaataataattacaaaataaatgaaagacacACATGGACAGCACCATATTGGATTGTTCACATTGTAAATGTCTACAAATCAGTAGCCAACGAACATCAACATTTCACTAATATACTGACCGACTTTATCCACGCCGTACTTGTGACCAGCCACTTGATGGGACAGTGGCACGCAGCCATTCAGGTGAGTCTGAGGTCCATCCTGTACGGTCTTTCCCTTATTTGTTACGGAGTGACTTATATCCAGACTTCCAGTACTATTTATTTCCAATTTCCCCAGTGCTAGAGATGAGTCCATTATTTTATGTTGAGTTGACATTTTAACAGTTGACATTAGAGTTAATGGCtcgtttaaatattaaaataatagccAGGTAGCTACATAGCttaattaaatttcacatattggTTTTATATTGCAAGCCATCGTGGCCCCACGGCGCAATTCCGGTGAAGACTGAAATAACTCGTCATCTTAGTAGTGTATCAGGCTACCATAATATAGGACCACTTCAGTCTATGCGTAGCGAGGTCCGCGAACATTTGTTGAAATGCTTTCACATTTTAAACGGCAACACAAAATACAGGCTCGCCACATCCCACTTCCTCGCCGAGGGACGTCAGTGCTCCTCCTCTGTATTGTGATCACAGCTGAAGCGAGGAACCACATCGGCTACAATTCTACGACTAGTGGAATTTTTCGCGACACTGCTACTGTCGCTTAAAATCTGATGCCTGAATAACATAACCATACATAATAAAACCAGCCTGGTCTGTTGCTTTCATATGCACATCCCAGCAGGCAAGTAAACGTGTCATCACCCCTGacgcattagctagctagctgctctCCTTCCTTCAGTCCGACGTGAGAGCAgagcaacagaaaataaaactgtgcCGATGCACCGTTGCTGGATTCACGATTTCTCCCGTCCAGAATGCGAGGATGCTGTCTGATTCTCTTCCCAGTTTATTATACCGTCACGCGTTTGTCATCCCGTATGATCCAGTTCCCGTGAACTGGGGTAAGCAGCGACTCTACCCACTGTCGTCTAACACATTTGCGGCATTTCCAGTACTGTCGTAATATCTGACACTCACTGGCGCCAACGACAACTTTACGTTTGCCACTACTGTTGAAATGTTGTATCTGATGAatatcaaaattacgccaagttacaagaaacaatattagcTGTCTTACCTCACACAGTTTAAActagctgtattccaaagcaatgtttcCCAATGGTTCCTGAATTGTTTCAGGCAAGTTACCATTATGATTTAAGTTGTTTAAGGAATTTATATATCTTTATTATAGTAGAAGTGCATtagcaagaaataaaaaaaaaaaaatgaatcagccCCAGGACAATGCTGTACTCAGCTGGAAAactttcactgtaaaatgtcgtgttaattaaactctaacagagtataCATATGGGTCCAATGGGACCTTATGTACTCTGTAAGGGTTTATTtaactgagcattttactgtgtgcggatgcaaacaacattaaaaaataaaataaaataaaaacacattctttGTCTCCCTTATTTCTTACCAGTGTACTTGTTACGCTTCAATTTGTTTATAATGTTCACTGTATGGAGGTGCTGTCATGCTTCTTTTCCTTACATCAGTCAAGTCCCATTTCTTAGACACAGTGAAACCATGAAGTAAGAATGGGTTGATTTGATTCTGCAGTGGCACAGTTGATAAAGTTTCTTCAAAGGTGGACGCTTGGTACCACCCCGCTAGGGCTACTGTGGGTTTAAATTGGCCAAAATCCCATAAaattggggctttattgtgtggactgattaaaaagttatttgtgaattctgtctgttgaaatggggtcagagggtagagaaattaatatttgaaattaaagGCTGAGAGTCTTTGGTCATTGTGGCTAGTTCTgcagggaaccctgaaaagttccAAGTTTTCGTTCCAAGCACAACTGAAACTCCTGATATGTAACatgcttttaattgttttttaaagacacatttaatgTCTGTTGATGGAATGTTTCTCATGTGACCTTacatctgaaattattttgcCATGAAGAATGATTGACAAGGGAAATATGTGAGATCCAGCTTTGACACCTGGtctgtgaaatgaaatcaataaGCCTGACCTACATGCAGGTAAGATAACTGTAAGAAAAGACattctaaaataatttaaataaaagtttaaagcctgaccaacaaaaaaattgaactgATCAAGAGATTGTAAcaaaaccagcaaaaacaagGGGCAAGGCCAAGTTTGGGAAATACTGCTATAGGCCACAGGGGCCAGAACCCTGTCCTGAAGGTTCtagttctgctggtttttggtgtgttttaaaaCCAGTGATTTGTTTAAGGTGATAACTGGCTAAAGAATGGTTCTAAAGGCCTTATTTGGCTGTTGACATATTAACAGTCTGAAAATGCACTTATCAGCATTTGAAAATTAGGAAACCTAAAAAAGAATGCAAAGTAGTAATCAGctattttattcttcttatatTAAGAACCTTTCATTGGCATGTTGTCTATTGAATAAAACATTCCTGTCTACAGGAAAAGGCATGCAGTGGTGATCTCAATATTAACAAGTGTTAGGATCTCACCAATTGGAAGTTCTTATCATGTTGTTAAATAGGCTTTATCACCATTTCAAattgtccatttatacagaaaCTCCCATGTTTCCATATCTGTTCAGATGCATTGCAAAGTAAACCGtttgtatttgcataaaatatgcCCACTGGTTATTGAAATAAGAAACCGCACACCTGCTCAGTGCCATCGGTTGAACTTCAGTGAAGGCAATTATAACACAGGTGCAAAAGTATAAACTaaactacaatgaaaaaaaaaatgaaagatggcAAAATAAAAGCTACGGTTAACACGAATAAGCTTGGCAGGGATGTTCATTTTAAGGACTTTGACCAGGTACAAGTGTTTGAAAGACAGGGGCATAGTAAATTAGCAAATGGTTACATTCGCTTAGTAATACATATCATAATTTCTATGTACCAAGTAGAGCACACCAGAAGCAATAAAAAATAGCATGATACGAATATGATAAACCCTGAATCACATCCTCAAACTGGCTGTTCAAAGGAAAGTAAGGCAGCACAGTGCCCTCTTCTGGGTGAATATCGTGAATGCATCTCAAAATATTGCGGAAATCGAGGGCCATTCAAATGGATCTGAGGAGCAATGATTTCATTTAGACTGTAGGGAATTCGTTTAAACATTATATCCTGAAAAGCATTTTCCCAAATATCTTTGAGCAAAAGCAGGACATGACTACTGTAATTTAATATTGTCTTTTTGTCACTGTTCACTGGAAAACATAAATACTCACATTTTGTGTATGTCAgtttcaattttaattaaaaacacaaataagactttttacatttaaatgcatatgcTGTCAGTATCGCCAGTTATAATCTCTGCATTTATTATTACATATCAATACACATTTGACAAAATTCTAAAATTCTGTTCCATTAAGATTGGTGAACcactcaacacagaaaaaggaTACAACAGctctgagaaaataaatactgaaaatttTCATTATTCTGATTATTgattattcttttgttttttaattgacaaATTTTCATTACAGACATCAGCAAGGCATGATTACAGTTCCTCATATTCACCCGAGAAGGCATTTGGTTAACACTCAAGGCCACATATTTTAATTAGGTAACCAAAATAACAATATCCcaaatatttaattgtatttaatagAAAACATTACTTTCAAAAACTGATCTCAAGTGCTTCATGTGCAATCTTGAGTACGGTACATTCCCTCAACCCAATGAAATTTCAGATTGGGCAGACAAGCAGAACACATCTTGACGAATTCTCACaaagacactgcatcattcGATTCAGAATGAAGTGCACATAAACATTGAAATGGACTTAATACGGACAGAATTAACGGTACAGAGCAAATTTAAAGCATGTCAATAACCATCTGGTTAACTGCCCATGTAACATGTAGGTCCTCCTCATTAAATATGGGGtttgttgtaaaaatatatatttgggtttatttttcataaaaaaggcTTCTGTTCAGTCTATATCCCCAAAAATGATCACTACCTTGTTACAAACATACCTTCAAACATACAGAATGGCCAGACACTTTAGAGTATTTAGTGACAGGTCTAACATTTTATATGGGAAGACGAGCAGTGGGACACGGTAATCCACATCAACAATTTGTGGATTTTCCAGTCAAATAAATGACACATTAGGCTTTACTTTTCATCATCCGAGATAAGTGCCagcaaatttcttttttatggtACCACTCTGATGTTGAAGTCATCTTTACTAGTAAAGTCAGTTCTTTAACAATCTTTTGGTGCAGTGTTGGTGGACACTGATAAAGTCATAAGTGGTTTTGCCGATAGTGGTCATAAAGGTTTTGCTAGTGAAGTACTCGTTATAAAAGCACAGCTGAGTTCAATGACAGTggcacacacagtttcacagttATCTGTTGAAAAGGTATACGGTATACTGTGACTCAACCAACTGTTCATGAGCATCAGGAATAGTGTTTCCAAAAAGTAACACTCTGGCTATAGCCAACTGGATGACAGCCAACTGGATATCCAAATCTGCCCAAAACCTACACCATACAAGTGTTATGCAACTGCACTGAATTAGTGTTAACATCCACACATGGCATGGACACGAAAGACACAGaagaacacaaaaatatattataaatatgccatgacatttctttcaaaataccACGTACATTTGGATGAGCAAAGGAATTGTatgtctgcagcagcagcagcagcttttGGAAGGACAGTGAGGACTCTTTAAGCTTCCTTTCTCTTTATAATGAGAGGACCCACATTATCACCAGTCTCTTCATTGTGTTTCGCGTGGGCACCATCGCAAAAAGGAAACTGtcaaaaagcaaagaaaacacaaattttgaaaaaaaatttaaaaaaccagaaAACCTACCTGAAtgtttagatttaatttaatctttgAAAACTTTGCAAAGTATGTTACTGGTGTTGACCACAAAGGACTGATATGGAATTCTTCCATACAATAGATACTCGGGTCTAATCACAAGTACAAAGTGCAAACAAGGCATGATGTAATACAGCTATGTTTTCTTAAATGATGTCATTTTACCTTCTTAGACCTCCAGCATCTGCAGTACACTGCTTTATCTCCCAGGTCCTCAATATCAAAGGCGTGCACTACTTTGGGGTTGTCCTTCTGCAGGTCCAAGTTCACCTTGGACTTGCTGCTCTTGTTCGTGGAGAAAAATGTCTTGTAGACTAGTACACTCACCGCTGCAGCACCAGCAGTCAAAGAAATGGCTGTTACCAATTCAGCTGTATCATGGGGAACAGAAGGATCCGTAGCAACTTGTTAGGTCTGATTCAATACAACCAAAGTCCTCcagattaattaataaaccagtaAGAATGTATACAAACCCTGGGCAAACGTTATGGATTTATTCAGGCCTAATACATTTCTACAGATCTGAAAATTTCAATGAAAGCCAAAATATATAACAGAAACAGATAATAATTCATACTCGGTACAAAAAATGATTCTGTGGCTATGTTGCCAGTTATTCAGTCCAACTATATCGTGCATAACCCCTTTATTActtgacagtgttttaaaatac
Protein-coding sequences here:
- the LOC118216624 gene encoding CDGSH iron-sulfur domain-containing protein 1-like — its product is MCSNTLSKAELVTAISLTAGAAAVSVLVYKTFFSTNKSSKSKVNLDLQKDNPKVVHAFDIEDLGDKAVYCRCWRSKKFPFCDGAHAKHNEETGDNVGPLIIKRKEA